The following nucleotide sequence is from Alphaproteobacteria bacterium.
CCGAGGCTTGCCAGGAACTCGCGCAGGCTATCGATCTTGTCGGGTGCAGGCGCATCGTGCACGCGGTACATGCAAGCCGCGCGCTTTTCCTCGAGGGTTTCAGCGGCCGAAACATTCGCGGCGATCATGAATTCCTCGATCAGCCGATGGCTGTCGAGCCGAGCCCGCGGCACGATTCTGTCGATATGGCCGTGCTCGCCGATGATGACCTGCCGCTCCGGAAGATCGAGATCGAGCGCCCCGCGCGCGACGCGGGCTTCGAGGAGCGCGCCATAGGCGCCATAGAGCGGTGTTATCGTGCCCGGGAGAAGGGGTGCGGTCAGCGGGTCGGGCCGTCCGTCCCGTGCCGCCTGCATCTGCTCGTAGGTAAGCCTGGCCGCCGAGCGTATCACGCCGCGCACGAAGCGGTGGCGAAGCTTGATACCGTGCGCGTCGATCCACATGTGGACGGCGATGCAGCCGCGCTCCTCTCCGGGCCTCAGCGAGCACCATCCGTTCGAGATCCCTTCGGGAAGCATCGGCACGACACGGTCGGGAAAATAGGTCGAGTTGCCGCGCTCGCTCGCGGCTTTGTCGAGGGGATCGCCAGGGCGGACGTAGTGGGCGACATCGGCGATTGCGACCAATAAATGCCACCCGCCGGGGTTCGACGGGTCGCTGTCCGGCTCGGCCCAAACGGCATCGTCGAAATCGCGTGCGTCAGCACCGTCGATCGTCACGAGTGTCGTGTCGCGGAGATCGGCGCGGCCTTCCGCGCGCACGGGTCCGGCGCGTTCAGCCTGCATCAATGCATCATGGGAAAAATCGACGGGGATGCCGCGCGCGAAGATCGAAATGAGGCTGATCGAGCGGGGGTTTCCCATATCGCCGAGGCGCTCGACGATGCGTGCTGGACGTGGGCCGAGCCTCACGCCGTGCAACACCTCGGCAAGGACGAGTTCGCCTTCCTTGGCCCCCGCGGAGTCCTCGAGGGCGACACGGTATTCCGCCTTGTATTTCTTATCGGTCGAGCGGATGCGGCCCCCGTCCGGCCCGAGCGCAAAAACGCCGAGCACCTTACCCGGCGCCTCGGAAATCCGGCGGATCGTGCGACCTTCGTACTTGCCCGCACCGATATGCTTGAGCCGAGCGAGTATGCGATCTCCAGGCCCGACCGCCGGCGTTCCGCGCCGATCGGGCGCCATGTAAATCCGCGGCGGTGGGCCGGCACCCTCCCAGGCGATCGGTTTAGCGAGGACCTCGCCGTCCTGGTCGGTTCCCGTCACCTCGACGACCGCGATCTCCGGCAAGCGGCCGGGCGGGCCGAAGCGGCGGCCGGTATTTCGTCCAAGGGCGCCCTCGCGCTCGAGCTCCTTCAACATGGCCTTGAGCTGGATTCGCTCCGAGCCGGTAATGCGGAAAGCGCGCGCAATCTCGCGCTTGCCGAGCGGGATAGGGCTCTCGCGAATATAGGCCAAGAGCGCCTCCCTCGTGGGGAGGGGAGCGGGCTTCTGTTTCGGTCGTTGATTGGCCAAGTGCTACTTTCTATTCGGCGTCCGTAATCGTCGCCGCATTTTTCCGTCGAGGCGCTGCCTTCGCGGCCTTTTCCTTCGCCGCTCCGGACTTGGCCGATTTTGCCCCTTTGACCGCCGCCCTGCTCGTCCGTGCGCGAGGTCCTTTATTGCCGACCCCGGCCGCCGCGCGCGCTGCAAGGAGCTGCACTGCTTGCTCCATGGTGAGCGTTTCCGGTGAGGCGTCTTTGGGAAGCGTCGCATTGACCGAGCCGTGCTTGATGTAAGCGCCGTATCGGCCTTTCATGATGCGCACGGGGGTTCCATCCCCGGGATGCGGTCCGAGATCGCGCAGGGCCGCGGGCCCGCGGCTTTTGGCTTGGCTCAGGAGATCGACCGCCCGGTTGAGGCCGATCGTCAATACGTCCTCGATCGATCCCACACTCTTGAATGTGTTTTCATGCTTGATGTACGGCCCGAAACGGCCGAGGCCCGCACTGATCGGCTTGCCCGTTTGGGGGTGAGTCCCGATTTCGCGCGGCAGCGAAAGAAGTTGAACGGCGAGCTCAAGCGTCATGTCCTCGGGCTTGGTACCGCGCGGCAGCGAAACCCGCTTCGGTTTTTCAGCGGGCGGCGACTTGGCTTTCTTGCGTGAGCGGCGCTTGCCCGGAGCCCCTTCGCCGTTTTCCGCTTCGGCCGTCGGCGACGCCTCAGCCTGCGCGCTATCGGCCGCACCATTCCCATTGCCGTTGCCGTTTAGCTCGCCGCCAAGCTGGACGTAATAGCCGTAGGGTCCCTTGCGCAGATAGACAGGTTTCTTCGATCCAGGATCGACGCCGAGCTCCTTCGGGCCTTCGAGAGCCGGCCCGCCGCCATTGCCGTTGCTCGCCACTTCGAGTGCCCGGGTGTAGCGGCACTCCGGATAGTTCGAGCAGCCGATGAAGGCGCCGAACTTGCCGAGCTTGAGGCCGAGCTTTCCGGCCCGGCAGACAGGACAGAGGCGTGGGTCGCTGCCGTCTTCCTGCGGGGGAAAGAAATGCGGGCTCAACTCCTCGTTCAATGTGTCGATGACCTGGGTGATCGAAAGATCCTTGGTGCCTGCGACGGCCTTGCTGAAATCGATCCAGAACTCGCGCAGGACCTGCTTCCAATCGATTCGCCCGTCCGAAATTTCGTCGAGCTTGTTTTCGAGGTCGGCGGTGAAGTTGTATTCGACGTAGCGCTGGAAAAAACTTTCCAGGAACGCGGTCACGATGCGCCCGCGATCTTCCGGCACGAAGCGCGCCTTCTCGAGGCGAACGTATTTTCGATCCTGAAGCACCTGAAGGATGCTGGCATAGGTCGAGGGCCGGCCAATGCCGAGTTCCTCGAGCCGCTTGACGAGGCTCGCTTCGGTGTAACGCGGCGGGGGTTGGGTAAAATGCTGCTCGGGCTTTATGTCGCCGCGCGCCACGGCTTCGCCTTCCTTCACTTGCGGCAGGCGACGCCCCTCTTCGTCGTCCTCGGCCGGATCGTCCCGGCCTTCCTGGTAGAGACGCAGATAGCCGTCGAACAGCACGATCGACCCGGTGGCGCGCAGGACGGCAGCCCCCGACTTGTCCGCGATGTCGATGATCACTTGGTCCAAAACCGCACTTTCCATCTGGCTTGCGACCGTGCGCAGCCAGATGAGCTCGTAAAGCCGGCGCTGATCCTCGTCGAGGTGCTTCGCCACGTCCTGGGGGCGGCGGAAAAGATCGGTCGGTCGGATCGCTTCGTGCGCCTCCTGGGCGTTCTTGGCTTTCGTCTTGTAACGGCGCGGCTGATCCGGGAGGTAGTTCTTGCCGTACTGCTGCTCGATCAACCGCCGCGTCGCGCCGACCGCCTCGTTGGCGAGTGAGACGCTGTCAGTGCGCATATATGTGATGAGGCCCTGGGTTTCGCCGCCGAGATCGACACCTTCGTAAAGGCGCTGGGCGATTCGCATGGTTCGCGAGGCGCCGAAGCCGAGTTTACGGGAGGCTTCCTGCTGCAGCGTCGAGGTGGTGAAAGGCGGGTAGGGGTGCCGCCGCTGCTGCTTGCGCTCGACTTTGGCGATCGAATAGTCCCCGCGCAAGATGGCCGCGACGGCGGCATCGGCCTTCGCCTTGTCGCCGAGGTCGAATTTGTCGAGCTTCCTGCCGTTGAGATGGGTGAGGCGAGCCGTCAGCCCTTGGCCCTGTACCGTGCGGAACTCGACGTCGATTGTCCAGTATTCCTGGGGCTTGAATTTCTCGATCTCCGCTTCGCGCTCGCAGACGAGGCGAAGGGCGACGGATTGCACGCGGCCGGCGGAACGGCTTCCGGGCAACTTGCGCCACAGTACCGGCGAAAGCGTGAATCCGACGAGGTAATCGAGGGCGCGGCGGGCAAGATAGGCCTCAACCAGTTCGCGATTGACGTCGCGCGGATGCGACATGGCGTCGAGCACGGCGTCCTTGGTGATCTCGTTGAAGACGACGCGTTTGACGTCGACGTCCTTGATTGCGTTGCGCTCCCTAAGGAGTTGCAGCACATGCCAGGAGATCGCTTCGCCTTCCCGGTCAGGGTCGGTCGCCAGGAAAAGGCGCGCCCCACCCTTGACCGCACTCGCAATGGCGCGGATGTGCTTTTCCGAACCGCCATCGACCTCCCACGACATAGCGAAGTCCTCGTCCGGCCGGACGGAGCCGTCCTTGGGCGGCAAATCGCGTACATGACCATAGGACGCCACCACCACGTAGCCCTTGCCGAGGTACTTGTTGATGGTCTTGGCCTTGGCTGGAGATTCGACGACGACGACGTCAGTCATTCAGCATATGCCCGCAGTGCAACAAAGGGGCGGGAGGCTAAATGGTTTTCCGTACGAGAGCAAGCGCACCCGGTTTCTAGTGTATCGGAAAATGATAAAATAAAACAAATACCAATATGTTATGTATATTACGTTAATGTGATTTATAAGGTCGAATCAAGTCTCTGGGGTGCTCATTCGAGTTCGAGTCCGGTTATCCATATCGCCACGGCACGCCCGAAAAGCAATGGCGAAAACCCAATGCCTACGCGCATATGCTCACACGATTTCCAGGATGCCGCTCAAGTCGCCCGGCGAGTTCCAACTCGAGGAGGACCATCGATAACGTGGCACTCGTCAGCTGTGTCTGCCGAAGAATTTCGTCGACCGCAACCGGCGTTGGCCCGAGTGCTTCGAGAACGCGGCGGCGTGCCATCGAGAGCTCCGTCTCGGGGCCAGCCGCTTGCGGGGCGGTAAATTTCGGTGGGTCGCCGGGCTCGGTGAGCGCGCGGCGGCCCATGGCGTCGAGCACCGCAATCACGTCGGATGCCGACTCGGTCAAATAAGCACCGTCACGAATAAGCGCATTGGTACCTTTGCAGCGCGGGTCGAGCGGCGAGCCGGGCACTGCGAACACCTCCCGGCCCTGTTCCGCCGCGAAGCGGGCCGTGATCAGTGAGCCGGACCGCTCTGCCGCCTCGACCACGACGACCCCCAGCGAAAATCCGGACACGATCCGGTTCCGGCGCGGAAAATGCCGTCCTTGGGGGACAGTCCCCGGCGGCATCTCCGAGACGACAATGCCTCGCCGGACAATTTCGCCATAGAGGGCGCGGTTCTCCTCGGGGTAGACGATGTCGACGCCGCCCGCCATGACGGCGATGGTCCCGGTCTCGAGCGATCCTTCGTGGGCACTCGTGTCGATCCCGCGTGCAAGCCCCGAGATGACGAAAATACCGGCTGCTCCGATTTCATGGGCGAGTTGACGCGCGAAGCGCCGTCCGCTGGCTGACGCGTTACGCGCACCGACGATTCCAATCGTGCGTTTGCCTGCGGGGTCGAGCGTGCCGCGCAGAATGAGAACGGGTGGGGCGTCTTCGACGGCGCGCATCGGTGCGGGGTAGCCGGGTTCGTCCCGGCAAATAATGCGCCCGCCCAAACCCTCGATGGCCGCTAGTTCTCGCTCGCCGTCAGCGCGGGAAGGAATGCGGAGCGACTGTCGGCGCCCGCCGCGGTGGGCGAGTTCGGGGAGAAATTCGAGGGCTGAGCGCGCCGAACCGTAATGCGCCAGGAGTTGGTAAAACGTGACGGGCCCGACATTCTCGGTTCGGATCAGGCGCAGCCAGTCGAGGCGCTCGTTAGGGGAAAACGGGGTCGAGCCGGGCATCGCGCGAAAATGGCGAAGCCTCACGGGATCGTCAACCTTCACGTGAAATCCAGGCTGACCCCTTTTTTCCTTGGTTGCCTGACGTTACCCTCCCCCGTACCATCGGGGGGCACGGGCCGCCTGCTGTTAGCTCCTACAAGAGGTTCGGGGAAAAGACCCTGCCGACCGCCTTCGCGGCGACGACGACAGCATGGCCAACGGCTTTGGCGGCACCCCATAACCCGCCGGCCGACACCGCCTCCAATTCCTCGATCGTCAGTTCGCGTACAAGCCCGTTCGCTTGGCGAGGTTTCATCTCGTTCATGTGTAACTCTCCCACTTTAACGCAAGCCCAAATATTAGGGGTTCATGCAAGTATATGTTGAGTACAAAAACGATAGTACAACTATTCGTTCAAGTCAATGCAGCGATCAGTGGGTGTAGAATTTACGTTTTTTCAGTGCTTTTTTCCGAGCCTCGGTTCCGTTCCCTTGAGAAGGCGCCGGATGTTTGCGTGGTGGCGAAGGATGACGAGGACCGCGATGAACGCTGCGAGCTGGGCCATCTGCGGACCTTCCGCGAGCCAGCCGTATAGCGGGGCGAGCGCAAAGCTCGTCAATGCCGCAAGGGAGGAATAGCGAAAAAGGACTGCCATCGCGAGCCACGTGGCGCATGCCGCGATGCCGGCGAAGGGTGCCGCCGCCAAGAGCACGCCGAGGCCCGTCGCGACGCCCTTCCCGCCTTTGAATCTGAGCCAGACGGGAAAGAGATGGCCGACGACAGCGCCACCGCCTGCCAAGACCGCCATATCGGGACCGAAGCGAGTCGCGATCGCCACGGCCGCAGCACCTTTGCCGCCGTCGAGGATCAGCGTAAGGGCGGCAAGCGCCCTGTTGCCGGTACGGAGGACATTGGTCGCCCCGATATTGCCCGAGCCGATCTTTCGGATATCGCCAAGCCCGGCCATGCGCGTAAGCACGAGACCGAAGGGGACCGAGCCCAGGAGGTAGCCCGCAAGTGCCGCGGCAAGGAAGGGCCATGTATAGGCGAAATTCCCAAGCGGGGAGGGCATCGGCGTATGTCCTCAGTGCTCCGCCGCGAAAACTGGCCTGCCGTCGACGACGGTGCGCAGAACGCGGCCTTTGACCTCCCGATCGGAAAAAGGCGAGTTCTTCGATTTGCTGCGGAACTTGTTTTCTTCGATCGTCCAAGGCGCCTCGGGATCGAACAGCACGAGATCCGCCGCTGCACCCTTCGCAAGACGGCCGGCCGCGAGGCCCAAGAGATCCGCGGGCTTGCAGGTAAGGGCGGCCATGATTTGAAGCAGGCTCGCCTTCTTCTGGTGATAGAGCGCCAGCGACAAGGCGAGCGAGGTTTCGAGTCCGATGATTCCGGCAGCCGCCTGGGCGAAGGGTTGACGTTTGCTATCCTGGTCGTGGGGCGCGTGATCGGATGCGATCGCATCGATTGTGCCGTCCGCAAGACCGGCGACAATCGCCGCACGATCGGATTCAACGCGTAACGGCGGGGAAACCTTGGCAAACGTGCGATAATCGCCCACCGCCGTTTCGTCGAGCGTGAAATAATGGGGTGCCGTATCGCAGGTGACCTTGAGCCCCGCGTGCTTGGCGCGGCGGATCGCGTCGACGGCGTCGGCAGTCGAGAGGTGTGCGGCATGATAGCGGCCCTGGGTGAGGGCGACGATACGCAGATCGCGTTCAAGCAAGATCGATTCCGCGGCGGCCGGGATGCCGGGCAAGCCCAAGTGCGTCGCGACGATGCCCTCGTTCATGGCGCCGCCCTCGGCAAGCACGGGTTCCTCCGCATGTTGGATGATGAGGGCGTTGAACGTGCGCGCGTAGCTCAGCGCACGGCGCATGACCAGCGCATTTGCAACCGCCTGGAGCCCGTCGGTGAAAGCGAGGGCGCCTGCTTCCTTGAGAAGG
It contains:
- the topA gene encoding type I DNA topoisomerase produces the protein MTDVVVVESPAKAKTINKYLGKGYVVVASYGHVRDLPPKDGSVRPDEDFAMSWEVDGGSEKHIRAIASAVKGGARLFLATDPDREGEAISWHVLQLLRERNAIKDVDVKRVVFNEITKDAVLDAMSHPRDVNRELVEAYLARRALDYLVGFTLSPVLWRKLPGSRSAGRVQSVALRLVCEREAEIEKFKPQEYWTIDVEFRTVQGQGLTARLTHLNGRKLDKFDLGDKAKADAAVAAILRGDYSIAKVERKQQRRHPYPPFTTSTLQQEASRKLGFGASRTMRIAQRLYEGVDLGGETQGLITYMRTDSVSLANEAVGATRRLIEQQYGKNYLPDQPRRYKTKAKNAQEAHEAIRPTDLFRRPQDVAKHLDEDQRRLYELIWLRTVASQMESAVLDQVIIDIADKSGAAVLRATGSIVLFDGYLRLYQEGRDDPAEDDEEGRRLPQVKEGEAVARGDIKPEQHFTQPPPRYTEASLVKRLEELGIGRPSTYASILQVLQDRKYVRLEKARFVPEDRGRIVTAFLESFFQRYVEYNFTADLENKLDEISDGRIDWKQVLREFWIDFSKAVAGTKDLSITQVIDTLNEELSPHFFPPQEDGSDPRLCPVCRAGKLGLKLGKFGAFIGCSNYPECRYTRALEVASNGNGGGPALEGPKELGVDPGSKKPVYLRKGPYGYYVQLGGELNGNGNGNGAADSAQAEASPTAEAENGEGAPGKRRSRKKAKSPPAEKPKRVSLPRGTKPEDMTLELAVQLLSLPREIGTHPQTGKPISAGLGRFGPYIKHENTFKSVGSIEDVLTIGLNRAVDLLSQAKSRGPAALRDLGPHPGDGTPVRIMKGRYGAYIKHGSVNATLPKDASPETLTMEQAVQLLAARAAAGVGNKGPRARTSRAAVKGAKSAKSGAAKEKAAKAAPRRKNAATITDAE
- the rnr gene encoding ribonuclease R, whose product is MANQRPKQKPAPLPTREALLAYIRESPIPLGKREIARAFRITGSERIQLKAMLKELEREGALGRNTGRRFGPPGRLPEIAVVEVTGTDQDGEVLAKPIAWEGAGPPPRIYMAPDRRGTPAVGPGDRILARLKHIGAGKYEGRTIRRISEAPGKVLGVFALGPDGGRIRSTDKKYKAEYRVALEDSAGAKEGELVLAEVLHGVRLGPRPARIVERLGDMGNPRSISLISIFARGIPVDFSHDALMQAERAGPVRAEGRADLRDTTLVTIDGADARDFDDAVWAEPDSDPSNPGGWHLLVAIADVAHYVRPGDPLDKAASERGNSTYFPDRVVPMLPEGISNGWCSLRPGEERGCIAVHMWIDAHGIKLRHRFVRGVIRSAARLTYEQMQAARDGRPDPLTAPLLPGTITPLYGAYGALLEARVARGALDLDLPERQVIIGEHGHIDRIVPRARLDSHRLIEEFMIAANVSAAETLEEKRAACMYRVHDAPAPDKIDSLREFLASLGYKLAKGQVLRPKHFTQILDKAAGTPHAQLVSQVVLRSQAQATYSPHNIGHFGLALRRYAHFTSPIRRYADLLVHRALVSALRFGPDGLPADAEATFETVGEHISMTERRSDAAERDAQDRFIAAFLSARVGASFSGRISGVTRFGLFVTLDDTGADGLVPIRTLPDDYYIHDEARHRLVGRSTERVYVLGDIV
- the dprA gene encoding DNA-processing protein DprA, with product MKVDDPVRLRHFRAMPGSTPFSPNERLDWLRLIRTENVGPVTFYQLLAHYGSARSALEFLPELAHRGGRRQSLRIPSRADGERELAAIEGLGGRIICRDEPGYPAPMRAVEDAPPVLILRGTLDPAGKRTIGIVGARNASASGRRFARQLAHEIGAAGIFVISGLARGIDTSAHEGSLETGTIAVMAGGVDIVYPEENRALYGEIVRRGIVVSEMPPGTVPQGRHFPRRNRIVSGFSLGVVVVEAAERSGSLITARFAAEQGREVFAVPGSPLDPRCKGTNALIRDGAYLTESASDVIAVLDAMGRRALTEPGDPPKFTAPQAAGPETELSMARRRVLEALGPTPVAVDEILRQTQLTSATLSMVLLELELAGRLERHPGNRVSICA
- the pyrC gene encoding dihydroorotase, which codes for MSIPLDKRPGRIAYVNARLLDPAMELDGRGALLTEGETIADFGPRLFADGVPEGVERIDCRGACLAPGLVDMRVQLREPGEEHKETIATASEAAAAGGVTAMVCLPNTDPVIDDVAGVEFIARRAREVKLVKVYCHAALTQGLEGTQLSEIGLLKEAGALAFTDGLQAVANALVMRRALSYARTFNALIIQHAEEPVLAEGGAMNEGIVATHLGLPGIPAAAESILLERDLRIVALTQGRYHAAHLSTADAVDAIRRAKHAGLKVTCDTAPHYFTLDETAVGDYRTFAKVSPPLRVESDRAAIVAGLADGTIDAIASDHAPHDQDSKRQPFAQAAAGIIGLETSLALSLALYHQKKASLLQIMAALTCKPADLLGLAAGRLAKGAAADLVLFDPEAPWTIEENKFRSKSKNSPFSDREVKGRVLRTVVDGRPVFAAEH
- the plsY gene encoding glycerol-3-phosphate 1-O-acyltransferase PlsY — its product is MPSPLGNFAYTWPFLAAALAGYLLGSVPFGLVLTRMAGLGDIRKIGSGNIGATNVLRTGNRALAALTLILDGGKGAAAVAIATRFGPDMAVLAGGGAVVGHLFPVWLRFKGGKGVATGLGVLLAAAPFAGIAACATWLAMAVLFRYSSLAALTSFALAPLYGWLAEGPQMAQLAAFIAVLVILRHHANIRRLLKGTEPRLGKKH